The DNA region GTTCAAGCGCACGCCGGCGCGCAGGCCAACATGGCGGTCTTCATGGCCGTGCTGCAGCCTGGCGATCCGGTGCTCGGCATGTCGCTCGCGCACGGCGGCCACTTGACGCACGGCACCAAAGTAAGTTTTAGCGGCAAGCTCTACAACGCGGCCGCCTACGGCGTGCGCAAAGATACCGAGCTGATCGACTTCGACGAAGTGCGCAGAATGGCGCGCGAGCACAAACCGAAGCTGCTTATCGCGGGCGCGAGCGCGTATCCGCGCACGATGGAGTACGCGCCGTTTCGCGAGATTGCCGACGAAGTCGGCGCGGCGTTCATGGTGGACATGGCGCACATCGCCGGACTGGTTGCCACGGGGCTGCACCCGTCGCCGGTTCCGTTCGCGGATTTCGTGACGTCAACAACGCACAAAACGTTGCGCGGCCCGCGCGGCGGCCTGATTCTCACGACAGAAAAGTGGGCGCAACCGCTGGACAAGTCGGTTTTCCCCGGCATTCAAGGCGGACCGTTCATGAACATGATCGCGGCCAAAGCCGTCGCATTCGGCGAAGCGCTCAAGCCCGAGTTCAAAGCGTATCAACAGCAGGTCGTGCGCAACGCGCGCGCGATGGCCGACGAATTCGCGCGCAACGGGCTGCGGCTGGTTGGCGGCGGCACCGACACGCATCTGATGCTCGTGGACGTTTCGGTGAAGGGACTCACCGGCAAAGCCGCCGAGGAGTATCTCGATGCGATCAGCATCACGGTGAACAAAAACGCGATTCCGTACGATCAGCAAAAGCCGTTCGTTGCCAGCGGAATCCGCATCGGCACGCCCGCGATTACGACGCGCGGTTTCGGCGAAGACGAATGCCGCGAGGTTGCGCGCATCATCTGCGAAGGTCTGGACGATATTGCAGCGCGCGCGAAAGTCGACGAACTGCGCGGCCGCGTGCGCGAACTCACCGGCCGTTTCGACGTGCCCTAACCTTCATGGCTAACTCGCAGTTGCTCGTGGTCGATCACCCCGCGGTGGCGGATCGCTTGGCGCGTTTGCGCGATCGCGAGACGCCGACGCCGGTCTTTCGCAAGCTCATGGAAGAGCTGGGAGCCTTTCTGGCTTATGAAGCAACGCGCGACTTGCCGTTGCGCGATGAAAAGGTGACGACTCCGTTGACTACCATGACGGCCAAGCGCATCGCGACGCGTCCGGTCGTCGCGCCGATCTTACGCGCGGGACTTGGCCTCTTGCCCGGATTTCTCGACGTGATCGACGACGCCGTCGTCGCGCATCTCGGATTCTATCGGGATCCGGCTTCGCTCCAGCCCGTGGCGTATTACGCAAACGTGCCGGACGATCTAGCCGAACGCAGGGTGTTCTTGCTGGATCCGATGCTGGCGACCGGAAACTCCGGCGCCGCCGGACTCGATGCGCTCGCGACGCGCGGCGCAAAGAACATGACGTTCATCAGCTTAATTGCGGCGCCCGAAGGCGTGAAGACGATTTCGGCCGCGCATCCGGACGTCCGCATTGTCACCGCCGCGCTCGACGAGCGTTTGAACGATCATGCGTACATCGTGCCGGGTCTCGGCGACGCCGGCGATCGCATGTTCGGCAGCACCAGCTCGGTCCCGGTCTCGGTAAGGCCAAGGGAATAGCGCATGCGTCCCGGCTGGGATGAGTACTTCATGCAGATCGCACAGACCGTCGCCACGCGCGCCACATGTCCGCGCGCCTCGGTGGGGTGCGTACTGGTCCGCGACCACCGCATATTGACGACCGGCTACAACGGCTCGCCGCGCGGCGTGGCTCACTGCACCGACGCAGGCTGCATCGTCGTCGACGGGCACTGCCAGCGCGCGACGCACGCGGAAGCGAACGCAATCGTGCAGGGCGCGCTGCACGGCGTCAATCTGTCGGGCTCGTCCGCGTACTGCACGCACCAGCCGTGCGTCAACTGCACCAAGCTCTTTATCAGCGCGGGCGTGCGCCGCTTGGTCTATCAAACGGAGTATGCGGATCCGGTCGCGCAGGCGCTCTTGAAAGAAGCCGGCGTCGAACTCGTTCGCCTCGAGGCGCTCGCCGGAGCGCGGCCGTGACGGCTTACTACCTTTATATAGCGGGTTTTGCGATCGCGCTGGCTGCGGCGCTCTTTGCGACGCCGCTCGTCATGCGCCTGGCGCACAGCACCGGCATGGTGGACGTCGTCGACGAACGGCGCATGCACGACGTCCCAAAGCCGCGGATCGGCGGCGTGGCCGTCTTCTTCGGCTTTGCCTTTGCGCTCTTCGTCGTGCTCGGATTTGCGCTCTCGAACGCGCGCAGTTTTTTCCCGGCCCACGACCAGCTGGCGGCAGCTCATAATCTCATCGGTCTGCTCTTCGGCAGCATGCTGATTCTCTGCGTCGGATTATGGGACGACATCATGGGGTTGCGGCCGCGCTACAAACTCGCCGCACAGATCGTGGTCGCGCTCATCTCGATCGGCTACGGCTTTCACATTGACTACATCCACCGGCCGTTCACGCACAACCCCAACGACTTCATCTACTTTCCGTGGTGGATCAGTTATCCGCTGACGCTCGTCTGGTACACCGGCATGATCAACGCGATCAACTTCATCGACGGATTGGACGGGCTGCTGGCGGGCTTCACAGCTATCTCCTCGATCTTCTTGTTTGCGATCGCCTTCACCAAGGGCGACCCGATCGTGGCGCTGGTGGTTATCGCGCTGGCGGGCGCGGCGCTCGGATTTCTGCCGTACAATTTCTCGCCGGCGCGCATCATCTTGGGTGACAGCGGCTCGCACTTCATCGGCTACGTCTTCGCGACGGTGTCGATCATCGGCACGAGCAAGACGGCGATCGCCGTCGGCCTGATCGCGCCCCTAATCATCCTGGCGCTGCCGATCGTCGACACCGCGGCGGCGATCTTCCGGCGCGCGCGTTCGGGCAAGCGCATCTCGGAAGGCGACCGTTCGCACTTTCACCATCAATTGGTCTTCCGGTTCGGCTTGAACACGCGGCAGGCAGTCTTGCTCATCTATGCGATCTGCATTCTGCTGGGCGCCGCCGCCCTCTACTTCGCATGACCGACCCGAAGCCGTTGCGCGTGATGGCGATCTTCGGGACGCGCCCCGATACGATTAAAATGGCGCCCGTCGTGCACGACCTGCAGCGGCACCCGCACGTTGAGTGCATCGTCTGCGTGAGCGCGCAGCATCGCGAGATGCTCGACGATCTGCTTGCGCTCTTTTCCATCCTGCCCAATCACGACCTCGACATCATGACGGACGATCAAAGTTTGACCGAGATCACCACTCGCGTGTTGATCGGGATGGAAAAAGTCTTTCAGGAAGTGCGCCCCGACGTCGCGCTCGTGCACGGCGACACCACGACGAGCACGGCGGCTGCGCTGGCTGCATTCTATCAGCAGATTCCGACCGGCCACGTGGAGGCTGGACTTCGCACCAGCAACCCGTCGCTCCCATTCCCTGAAGAGATGAACCGGCGGATCACCGGAACCATCGCGTCGTATCATTTTGCGCCGACGGCGCTGTCGCAGGAGCACTTGCTCGGCGAAAACGTTCCCAAAGAAAACATCATCATCACCGGCAACACGGTCATCGATGCGTTCTTGCAGACGGCCGAGCGCGAGGATTTGCCGCGGCCGCCACGCTGGGAGGAGTTGGATCCAAAACGTCCGGTCATCGTCGTGACGGCGCACCGGCGCGAAAACCACGCGCACATGCGCGAGATGAGCGAAGCGATGCTCGAAATCGCGCGCATGCCGCAGCGCCCGCAAATCTTTTGGCCGGTCCATCCGTCGCCGCGCGTGCGTCCGATCGCGCACGAGGTGCTCGGCAAGGAGCCGGGCGTGATCTTGATCGAGCCGATCGATTATGCGCACATGGTGGCGGCGGTGCGCGATTGCACATTCGTGCTGACCGACAGCGGCGGCTTACAAGAGGAAGCGCCATGTTTGGGCAAGCCGGTCCTGGTGATGCGCGAAGAAACCGAACGTCCCGAAGGCGTGTTGGCGGGCACTTTGGAGTTGGTCGGCCACGATAAGAAGAAAATCGTGGCGGCAGCTGCACGGCTGCTTTCGGATCCGGAAGCCTACAAGCAAATGTCGGGCGCGCACAATCCGTACGGCGACGGACATGCCTCCGAACGAATCTCCGCCTGGCTGCTGGCGCGCCTGCGGGGAGCGCCATATCCCAAACCCTTCGAGGTTGACCTCTCCGAGTGAAAGGCGCGGCCGCGATCATCGCGGCCGGCTCGGCCTTCGCGGGGGCTGGGGTCGGCGGCTTGTTGATCGGCATATGGCTCGACCACGCGCAGCGGACTGAATACTACGCAGTCATCGGGCTCTTCGCGGGTATTATCGCCGGAGGTTACGCCGCATTTCGGCTGCTGTTCCGGGCGGCGGCATCGTGAAGGAAAGCCCTGCCGACCTCGAACTCTACGGGCAGCTGAAGCGCTCCACGGCGCTCGGCGCGCTGGTCACGGTCGCCTTAGCCGCTCTAGTCCTGGCGGTCTGGCACCTGGCCTTCGCACTGGTTCTGCTCGCCGGCGGGGTCGCCGGGGTCGTGAACGCGCTGCTTTCGATGTTCGGCAACGAAAGATTGCTCGACCGCCGCAACGTGGGGGCGTTCGTCTTAAGTAGTTTTCTGCGCCTGTGCGTTTTCGGTATAGTTCCGGTGGCGCTGGCGGTTCGGCTTCCCTCCATTTGGACTTTGGCGTGGTATTTTATAGGCTTCTTCACGCCGCTCGGGTTGTTCGCAGTCCTGCTCAGACGCGCAGTTTCGCGAAAGTAGATAGTGCAAGAAACGATAGGCGAACACAGTACGTGGACGTGGCCGGTATTCGGCTCGGTTCACGCCGACACGATCATGACGACGTGGCTCGTCATGGCGATCGCTTTGCTGTTCTTCGCATGGGTGGGCGCCAGCTACCGTTCGGCTCGCGTTACGCGCCGTCAAGCGGTGCTCGAAGGCGTCATCAACTACTTCGCCGATCTCACGACGAGCGTTCTCGGCCAGCAGGGCGAGCCGTTTGTGCCGTTTTTCATCGCGCTGTTTCTGTTCATCTTTTTGCTGAATCAATTCGGCGTGTTTCCGTTCAAGGTGCTCGGTTTGCCGTTCGGCGGATCGCCGACGGCGGACCTGAACACCACCGCGGCCTACGCTCTGATGATCTTCGCAATCATTCAGGTCGTCGCGGTCCGCAAGCAAGGTCCGGGATATTTCGTGCACATCTTCAAGCCGTTCTGGTGGCTGGCTCCGATCAATTTGATCGAGGAAGTCGCGCGTCCCGCGACGTTGGCCGCGCGGCTGTTCTTCAATATCTTCGTCGGAGAGCTGCTCTTCATCATCATCGCGTCGATCATCACCGCCAAGGTGATGATCGGGCCGGTCAACCTCTCGCTCGCGGTGACCGTCCTGCCGTTTTTTATTCAGTTCTTTAATTTCTTCGTCGGCACCATCCAGGCGTTTCTCTTTACGCTGCTCGGCATCGTCTATCTGTCTCTCGCCGTTGGCGAACAACACTAAGTTAGGAAAGGCAAGTTGTGACTTCTCAAGCACTGATTATCGCGTCCACCCTGATTGCGTTCGGCATCATCATTTCAGGCGTGGCGTTCGGCTCGGCCGTCGGTGACGGCATCGTGGCCAGCAAGGCCGTCGAGTCGATCTCGCGGCAACCCGAAGCGCGGCCGAACATTTTTCTGTTCATGTTCTTGGGCGTCGGAGTCTTGGAAGCGTTTCCGATTATCGCGCTCGGATTGGCGTTCTACATCCTGCTGGTCGTCGTCAACGTCCCCGGCCTTCTGAAGGCAATCCACTAGGCAATGTTTCTCAGCCTCGACGGTACGTTTTTCATCCAACTGCTCAACTTCGCGATCTTTTTCGCGATCTTGAACCTGGTGTTCATGCGCCCCGTCGCGCGCGCGATTACCAAGCGTCGCGAGTACATCAACAGCGTTACGAGCGACTACGATCGCTACCAGGCGGAAGGCAACGCGTTGCGGGCTCAGGCTGAATCCATTCGAGCGGCAGCGCGGCGCGAGGCCGAGCAGCTGGCGGCCAAAGTGCGCGCCGAGACTTCGAACGAAAGCGCAGACGTCTCGGCCAAATTCGCACAGCAGGCCTCGGAAGCCATACAGCATGCCGAACGCACGGTCGAAGCGGAGCTGGCGGCCGCGCGTTCGCACGACAAACGCACCATCGACGAGCTGGCGGACGAGATCTTCGCGCGCGCCGTGCCCGAGATCGCGCGATGAACTATCAGACGATCGCGCAGTGGAGTCAGATCGCGTCGTCGGTTTTGTTTCTCGGCGTGCTGGTTTGGCTATGGATACGATACATTCAACCCGCCGTGCTGGCCGCGCAAGCCGCGCAGAACGCGCGCATTGCCGAAGCCGAGCGTCATCGCGATGAGGCCAAGGCGGCACTGGACGGCTTACAGCATGAGATTGAAGCGGCCCAGGGCGATGCTGTCGCCATCAAAGAACGCGTTTCGGCGATGATGTCGAGCGAACGCGAGGCTTTATTGCGCGAAGCGCGCGAGGCCGGAGAACGGGCATTGCGCGACGCGCAAGGCGAGCTTTCGCGCGCGCGAGTCGCGGCGAGCGAGAAGTTGCGCGACGATCTGATCGAGAAAGCGCTGGCGGCCGCGCGCGGAATTGCGTCGCGGCGCATGGACGCGGGCGCCGATAAGAAGCTGGTCAACTCGTTCGTCGGGTCGCTCGAACGGAAGAGTACTTGATGGTGAATCAAACGCTGGCGCGCCGCTACGCCACGGCGATCTTCCAATTGGCTTCCGAACAGAAGGCCGTCGAGCAAGTCGGCGGCGAGCTGCGCATCTTGAGCGATGCGATCGAAGACAACGAGAGCGCCTTGAACTTTTTTCTCTCGCCGGTCGTGGAGCGCAGCGAGAAAGAGCAGACGCTGACCGCCGCGTTCGAAGGCAAGGCGCATCCGATCGCGCTGCACGCGATGCTGCTGCTCGTGCGCAAGCGGCGCGAGGGCCTGTTGCGCCAGATCGTGCGCGAGTACGGCGCATTGGAGCTGGCCGCGCGCGGGCTGGAGCCGCTGACGATTACAACCGCGAAACCGCTTGAAGCCGGCGAACTGCGGCAGCTCGTTTCGCAGTTGGAAAAAACGTACGACCGGAAATTCGAGGTAACCCAGCGCGTGCAGCCCGATCTGATCGGCGGCGTGCGCATTTTGATGGGGGACCGGCGGATAGACGGATCGATCGAAGGGCGCTTTGCCGAATTAGCACGCACACTCATGGCTAGGAATTAGGAATGATTAACGCAGACGAAATCGCAGGTATTTTAAAACAGCAGATCGCGAGCTTCACGGCCGGCGTCCAAGAGGACGAAATCGGCACCGTGATCGAGGTCGGCGCGAACTTGGCGCGAGTCTACGGACTGCGCAGCGTGCGTGCTTCGGAACTCGTCGAATTCGCCAACGGCGTGCAAGGCGTTGCGTTGAATCTCGAAGAGGACAACGTCGGCGTCGTAATCATGGGCTCCGACGAAGGGATCAAAGAGGGCGACAAGGTCCGCCGCACGGGCCGCATCGCGTCGGTTCCCGTGGGCGAGGCGTTGCTCGGACGCGTCGTCGATCCGCTCGGGAAGCCGGTTGACGGAAAAGGCCCGATCGAAACGCAGAAATTCCGCACGATTGAAAACGTCGCGCCCAGCGTCGTTCAGCGCCAGCCGGTCAAGCAGCCGATGCAGACGGGCGTGCGCGCGATCGACGCGTTGATTCCGATCGGCCGCGGCCAGCGCGAGCTGATCATCGGCGACCGCAGCACGGGCAAGACCGCGCTCGTCGTCGACACGATCATCAATCAAAAGGGCAAGGGTGTCTTCTGCATCTATGTGGCGATCGGCCAAAAGAATTCGACGGTCGCGGCGCTGGCGCAGCTGCTCGAGCAAAAAGGCGCGATGGAGTACACGACCATCGTAACAGTCGGACCTTCGGAGGCTGCGGCGCTGCGCTGGATCGCGCCGTTTGCCGGCTGCGCGATGGGCGAAGAACTGATGTACCAGCACAAAGACGTGCTCATCGTGTACGACGATTTGACCAAGCACGCGCAGTCGTACCGCGAAATGTCGCTGCTGCTGCGCCGTCCGCCGGGGCGCGAAGCCTATCCGGGCGACGTCTTCTTCCTGCACTCACGTCTGCTCGAGCGCGCTGCAAAACTGAGCGACGCGATGGGCGGCGGATCGCTGACGGCGCTGCCGATCATCGAGACGCAGGCCGGCGACTTCTCCGCGTACATTCCGACCAACGTCATCTCGATTACGGACGGACAGATCTACCTTACGCCGCAGCTCTTCTTCCAAGGCATCCGGCCCGCGGTGGACATCGGTCTCTCCGTTTCGCGCGTCGGCGGCTCGGCCCAGATCAAGGCGATGAAAAGCGTGGCCGGCCAATTGAAACTCGAGCTCGCGCAGTATCGCGACCTCGCGGCGTTCGCAAAACTCTCGAGCGACCTCGACAAGGCGACGCAGATGCAGCTGCTCCGCGGCGAAAAGCTCACGGAGTTGCTCAAGCAGCCGCAGTATCAGCCGATGGCGGTTGAGGATCAAGTCGCCATTCTATACGGGGCGACCAAAGGGTTCGTCAACGATATTCCCACGCCGCGTCTGCAGGATTGGCTGCGCGGATTCGTCGCGTTCCTACACGACAAGCATCCGGACATTCCGCAAGCGATCGCGCAGAGCGGTCAGCTTGCCGACGAGGTGAAACAGAAGCTCGACGCGGCGCTTACGGAGTTCAACAAAAGCTTCTAATGAAAAGGCGTATCCGCGCTGCGCGCTCCACGCCCCCCGCCGGCAAAGCCGTCGGGGCCCCCGGCCTTCGGCCCCTTTGCATCGCAATAGGGAAGGCCCGGTAATGGCAACCGTAAAGGATCTTCGCGAGCGGATACGCTCGCTGAAGAACACGCAGCAGATCACCAAGGCGATGAAGCAAGTTGCGGCCGCCAAAATCCGGCGTGCCGAAGCGGCGCAAAAACAGGCGCGCCCGTACGCGGATGCGCTCGGCGAGATGCTGCAAGATCTTCTGACGACGGCGTCGCGGATCGATCACCCATTCATGAATCCGGGGCGCGCGGGCGCGCCCTCGGGCATTCTGCTGATGACCGCGGACAAAGGCTTGGCCGGAGCGTTCAATTCCAACGTGATCCGCGCCGCCGAACTCTACCGGCACGACCACGCGGACGCCGTGTTTTACAGCGTCGGCATCAAAGCGCGCAACGCCGTCCGCCGCTGGGGTCTAGGAGATCGTCCGGCGTGGCCGCTGAACGCGCCCTCGAAGTTGCAGACCGCGCGCGAAGTCTCGCAGCGCGTCACTGCGGACTTCGTTTCGGGCGCGATCGGCGACGTCACGCTGGTCTCTTCCAAACATATCTCGATGATGTCGCAGCGTCCCGAAGTGCGCCGCCTCGTTCCGATCGAGCGTGAAACGGCACAGGAGCAACCGAAGGGCCCGCGCGGTTCGGTTGAGATCCCGCCGTCGCCCGAATTCGTACTCTCGAAACTGCTCCCGAAGTATCTCGAGTTCACGATCTTTTCGGCAATGCTCGAGACGGACGCCGCATTTTACGCCGCGCAGTTGCTGGCGATGAACAACGCGACCGAAAACGCCGGCAAACTGATCGACGAACTCACGATCGCTATGAACAACGCCCGCCAAGAGGCGATCACCAAGGAACTCCTCGAGATCGTCTCGGGCGCCGAGGCTTTAACAGGAACATGATTGTCCTTGTCTCTCCCTCAAGTTTTTCGAGGCTGGCGTCATCTTACGACGTTGGCTGCGGTGTGAGGCCGATGGGTCGTTTCGACCGGCGGTGTCGGCTTCGCCGCGAAGCCATGGAGGGCGAGAGCGGGGTGAAGACGTCAAGGGAGCGCTCCGACAGGATGTCGGATCGCGACCGTCCGCCGGGCGGAATGACCCATCGGACTCACACAGATACCAAACCAAAGCAAGGAAACATATAAATGCCAGCCACCGGAAAAGTCGCCCAAGTCTTAGGAAACGTCGTCGATGTCGAGTTCAGCGCGGAGACGCTACCGAACATCAACGACGCGCTGACGGTTCGCGTCAACGAAGATCACGCCAAAGCCAATGGAAAAAAACAGGCGGGCGGTTCGGAGTTGGGCGGAACGGCGATGCAGATGCGTGACATCGTGCTCGAAGTGCAGGACGAACTCGGCAACGATCAGGTTCGCTGTCTGGCGCTCGGATCGACGGACGGGTTGATGCGCGGCGCGCCGGTAACCTCGACGGGCGGTCCGATTAAAGTTCCGGTCGGTGAGGGCACGCTGGGACGCATCTTCAACGTCCTCGGCCAGCCGATCGACAGCAACGATCCGGTGAAAGCCGCGGCCGAATGGCCGATTCACCGCGCGCCGCCGGATTTTAAAGCGCAGGATCCGACGCCCAAAATTTTCGAGACCGGGATCAAAGTCATCGACTTAATGGCGCCGTATACGCGCGGCGGCAAAGTCGGATTGTTTGGCGGCGCCGGCGTCGGCAAGACGGTGCTCATTCAAGAGTTGATCCGCAACATCGCAGCCGTGCACAAAGGCTTCTCGGTCTTTACCGGCGTCGGCGAACGCACGCGTGAAGGCAACGATCTCTGGCTCGAAATGAAAGAGTCCGGCGTGCTCAAGCAGACGACGCTGGTCTTCGGTCAGATGGACGAGCCGCCGGGCGTACGTTTCCGGGTGGCGCAGACCGGCGTGACGATGGCGGAATACTTCCGCGACGAGATGGGTGCGGACGTGCTGCTGTTCATGGACAACATCTTCCGCTATCTGCAAGCCGGCTCCGAAGTCTCGGCATTGATGGGCCGCATGCCGTCGGCCGTCGGCTATCAGCCGACGCTTTCGACGGACATGGGCTCGCTCGAGGAGCGGATCACCTCAACGCATCGCGGATCGATCACGTCGGTGCAAGCGGTCTACGTGCCGGCCGACGACTACACGGATCCCGCAGTGGCGGTGACGTTCGCGCATTTGGATGCGACGACCGCGCTTTCGCGGCCGATCTCCGAACTCGGCATCTACCCGGCGGTCGATCCGCTGGCGTCGAGTTCGCGCATTCTCGATCCGCAGATCGTCGGCGAAGAGCATTACCGTGTCGCGCGCGGCGTGCAAGAAACGCTGCAGCGGTATCGCGACCTGCAAGACATCATCGCGATCTTGGGCGTGGAAGAGCTGTCGGAAGACGACAAGATCGCCGTCGCGCGCGCACGCCGCATTCAGCGCATGTTTTCGCAGCCGTTCTTCGTGGCGGAGCAATTTACGAACACGCCCGGCAAGTACGTCAAATTGCAAGACACGATCGCCGCGTTCAAAGAGATCCTCGACGGCAAAGTAGACGATCTGCCGGAGCAGGCATTCTTCTACGCCGGCGGGATCGATGACGTGCGCGCCGCTGCTGAGAAGCTCGGGGCAGCAGTCTGACGATGACGGTTCCTTTCAAGCTGGTCACGCCCGCGAAGTTGATCTTCGAAGGCGACGCCGAGCTCGTGATCGCCGTGACGACCGAGGGCGAGGAAGGCATCCTGCCCCGTCACGCCCCGTTCTTGGCAGCGCTCAAACCTGGCGTGTTGCGCGCTAACATCGTGCAAGACGGCGCATCGCGGCGTCTCGAACTCGCCACCGGCGAAGGTTTCATGCAAGCGCTGCCC from Candidatus Rubrimentiphilum sp. includes:
- the glyA gene encoding serine hydroxymethyltransferase, with product MITSSGSRIEAQDPEVFAAIAGEERRQRQNLELIASENYSSKAVREAMGSVMTDKYAEGYPGKRYYGGCEFVDIAENLAIDRLKKIFGAEHANVQAHAGAQANMAVFMAVLQPGDPVLGMSLAHGGHLTHGTKVSFSGKLYNAAAYGVRKDTELIDFDEVRRMAREHKPKLLIAGASAYPRTMEYAPFREIADEVGAAFMVDMAHIAGLVATGLHPSPVPFADFVTSTTHKTLRGPRGGLILTTEKWAQPLDKSVFPGIQGGPFMNMIAAKAVAFGEALKPEFKAYQQQVVRNARAMADEFARNGLRLVGGGTDTHLMLVDVSVKGLTGKAAEEYLDAISITVNKNAIPYDQQKPFVASGIRIGTPAITTRGFGEDECREVARIICEGLDDIAARAKVDELRGRVRELTGRFDVP
- the upp gene encoding uracil phosphoribosyltransferase; amino-acid sequence: MANSQLLVVDHPAVADRLARLRDRETPTPVFRKLMEELGAFLAYEATRDLPLRDEKVTTPLTTMTAKRIATRPVVAPILRAGLGLLPGFLDVIDDAVVAHLGFYRDPASLQPVAYYANVPDDLAERRVFLLDPMLATGNSGAAGLDALATRGAKNMTFISLIAAPEGVKTISAAHPDVRIVTAALDERLNDHAYIVPGLGDAGDRMFGSTSSVPVSVRPRE
- a CDS encoding cytidine/deoxycytidylate deaminase family protein, with product MRPGWDEYFMQIAQTVATRATCPRASVGCVLVRDHRILTTGYNGSPRGVAHCTDAGCIVVDGHCQRATHAEANAIVQGALHGVNLSGSSAYCTHQPCVNCTKLFISAGVRRLVYQTEYADPVAQALLKEAGVELVRLEALAGARP
- a CDS encoding MraY family glycosyltransferase, coding for MTAYYLYIAGFAIALAAALFATPLVMRLAHSTGMVDVVDERRMHDVPKPRIGGVAVFFGFAFALFVVLGFALSNARSFFPAHDQLAAAHNLIGLLFGSMLILCVGLWDDIMGLRPRYKLAAQIVVALISIGYGFHIDYIHRPFTHNPNDFIYFPWWISYPLTLVWYTGMINAINFIDGLDGLLAGFTAISSIFLFAIAFTKGDPIVALVVIALAGAALGFLPYNFSPARIILGDSGSHFIGYVFATVSIIGTSKTAIAVGLIAPLIILALPIVDTAAAIFRRARSGKRISEGDRSHFHHQLVFRFGLNTRQAVLLIYAICILLGAAALYFA
- the wecB gene encoding UDP-N-acetylglucosamine 2-epimerase (non-hydrolyzing); amino-acid sequence: MAIFGTRPDTIKMAPVVHDLQRHPHVECIVCVSAQHREMLDDLLALFSILPNHDLDIMTDDQSLTEITTRVLIGMEKVFQEVRPDVALVHGDTTTSTAAALAAFYQQIPTGHVEAGLRTSNPSLPFPEEMNRRITGTIASYHFAPTALSQEHLLGENVPKENIIITGNTVIDAFLQTAEREDLPRPPRWEELDPKRPVIVVTAHRRENHAHMREMSEAMLEIARMPQRPQIFWPVHPSPRVRPIAHEVLGKEPGVILIEPIDYAHMVAAVRDCTFVLTDSGGLQEEAPCLGKPVLVMREETERPEGVLAGTLELVGHDKKKIVAAAARLLSDPEAYKQMSGAHNPYGDGHASERISAWLLARLRGAPYPKPFEVDLSE
- a CDS encoding AtpZ/AtpI family protein gives rise to the protein MKGAAAIIAAGSAFAGAGVGGLLIGIWLDHAQRTEYYAVIGLFAGIIAGGYAAFRLLFRAAAS
- the atpB gene encoding F0F1 ATP synthase subunit A, coding for MQETIGEHSTWTWPVFGSVHADTIMTTWLVMAIALLFFAWVGASYRSARVTRRQAVLEGVINYFADLTTSVLGQQGEPFVPFFIALFLFIFLLNQFGVFPFKVLGLPFGGSPTADLNTTAAYALMIFAIIQVVAVRKQGPGYFVHIFKPFWWLAPINLIEEVARPATLAARLFFNIFVGELLFIIIASIITAKVMIGPVNLSLAVTVLPFFIQFFNFFVGTIQAFLFTLLGIVYLSLAVGEQH
- the atpE gene encoding ATP synthase F0 subunit C produces the protein MTSQALIIASTLIAFGIIISGVAFGSAVGDGIVASKAVESISRQPEARPNIFLFMFLGVGVLEAFPIIALGLAFYILLVVVNVPGLLKAIH
- a CDS encoding ATP synthase F0 subunit B, which translates into the protein MFLSLDGTFFIQLLNFAIFFAILNLVFMRPVARAITKRREYINSVTSDYDRYQAEGNALRAQAESIRAAARREAEQLAAKVRAETSNESADVSAKFAQQASEAIQHAERTVEAELAAARSHDKRTIDELADEIFARAVPEIAR
- the atpH gene encoding ATP synthase F1 subunit delta, whose translation is MVNQTLARRYATAIFQLASEQKAVEQVGGELRILSDAIEDNESALNFFLSPVVERSEKEQTLTAAFEGKAHPIALHAMLLLVRKRREGLLRQIVREYGALELAARGLEPLTITTAKPLEAGELRQLVSQLEKTYDRKFEVTQRVQPDLIGGVRILMGDRRIDGSIEGRFAELARTLMARN
- the atpA gene encoding F0F1 ATP synthase subunit alpha; the protein is MINADEIAGILKQQIASFTAGVQEDEIGTVIEVGANLARVYGLRSVRASELVEFANGVQGVALNLEEDNVGVVIMGSDEGIKEGDKVRRTGRIASVPVGEALLGRVVDPLGKPVDGKGPIETQKFRTIENVAPSVVQRQPVKQPMQTGVRAIDALIPIGRGQRELIIGDRSTGKTALVVDTIINQKGKGVFCIYVAIGQKNSTVAALAQLLEQKGAMEYTTIVTVGPSEAAALRWIAPFAGCAMGEELMYQHKDVLIVYDDLTKHAQSYREMSLLLRRPPGREAYPGDVFFLHSRLLERAAKLSDAMGGGSLTALPIIETQAGDFSAYIPTNVISITDGQIYLTPQLFFQGIRPAVDIGLSVSRVGGSAQIKAMKSVAGQLKLELAQYRDLAAFAKLSSDLDKATQMQLLRGEKLTELLKQPQYQPMAVEDQVAILYGATKGFVNDIPTPRLQDWLRGFVAFLHDKHPDIPQAIAQSGQLADEVKQKLDAALTEFNKSF
- the atpG gene encoding ATP synthase F1 subunit gamma, with the protein product MATVKDLRERIRSLKNTQQITKAMKQVAAAKIRRAEAAQKQARPYADALGEMLQDLLTTASRIDHPFMNPGRAGAPSGILLMTADKGLAGAFNSNVIRAAELYRHDHADAVFYSVGIKARNAVRRWGLGDRPAWPLNAPSKLQTAREVSQRVTADFVSGAIGDVTLVSSKHISMMSQRPEVRRLVPIERETAQEQPKGPRGSVEIPPSPEFVLSKLLPKYLEFTIFSAMLETDAAFYAAQLLAMNNATENAGKLIDELTIAMNNARQEAITKELLEIVSGAEALTGT